One region of Candidatus Thermokryptus mobilis genomic DNA includes:
- a CDS encoding T9SS-dependent M6-like inactivated metalloprotease, producing the protein MRFISLSILTLILSFCLFSQPQRAYKVLAVMVEFQTDDDPLTTGNGKFDLSFPSKKIIDPPPHDKRYFEAHLQFLKNYFAKFSIDVDYEIIDTVFTLSKQMRYYSPPQDSGFDRLLWLVYETWTIVKNSGVRMNLPISSYDCYIIFHAGVGRDINLSAEYGYNPTPYDIPSVFINTDSIISFLRKNGIGDDFGIKNSIILPETESRVVSTLTGENLLQLGLNGLLVSNFASFLGLPDLFDTATGRSRIGRFGLMDGAGIFSYRGVLPPSPSAWEKVKLGICNPIEVTLQKDTTLTIYTFQSDPSRSVYKIPINKKEYFLLENRNRDAFSDGARLKFLWRDSTGERIIERVFTSEQRGFNYFEVDSIYGVLIDVDEPDWALPGSGILIWYIDENVIEEKIKTNSINNDVKRLGVKLVEADGPQVIYGDEIGWEFDMWFLGNSAPLYKNEFSIRSYPWNPTNSRSNFNFKIYDFSAPSPVMTFKVGLNDTILSPMPSFPKQIEGLTLNSSITTANIDHDPKNEIILNSSIGIYAFNPSGTSLTLNPDGRYSRTGGDFPCAVFDVDGDGKKDVVGISGNKVVVFKTFDSNLDGFADSVWVFENGSQISTPPAIFRNEIIFGDSSGYLNFLRRDGTLERKVKISDEPVISLIASDSMWVATSKTKVKTESREWKFNVNFVASTGIDLKGNGAIEIVIAIGEDGDIAIVNTQSGNFKMIKLPFKSKVNTTPALADLNADGYPDVIITVGDDIWALNYLGSVLMNFPIKVRDAVWVSAPVVVDFYGDSLPEIIVGTKTGLIYAFDVYGKIVSGFPVSVSSSVVGSPSVFYESNLVHLFVASSDGYLYGWTIKPSSIPAKVFWGGYLRDEKHSNYSSKFAFVEPLPRAEILDKNEVYNWPNPVLSDYTFIRVKTFYDSKVNIKIFDLAGFKVDEFDIMTSANFETDVKWDVSKVQGGVYYARIEANAQGRSDVKIIKIAIVK; encoded by the coding sequence ATGCGCTTCATTTCGTTAAGCATTTTAACTTTAATCTTGAGTTTTTGTTTGTTTTCACAACCCCAGCGTGCGTATAAAGTTCTTGCTGTTATGGTTGAATTTCAAACAGATGATGACCCATTGACAACTGGAAATGGTAAATTTGACCTGAGTTTTCCGAGCAAAAAAATCATTGACCCGCCACCTCACGATAAAAGATATTTTGAGGCGCATCTTCAGTTTTTGAAGAATTATTTCGCGAAGTTCTCAATTGATGTTGATTATGAAATCATTGATACTGTCTTCACCTTGTCAAAGCAAATGCGATATTATTCACCACCTCAAGACTCAGGATTTGACCGACTCTTGTGGCTTGTTTATGAGACATGGACAATTGTTAAAAATTCAGGTGTGAGGATGAATTTACCGATTTCATCCTATGATTGCTATATAATTTTCCACGCTGGGGTTGGTAGGGATATAAATTTATCCGCTGAGTACGGATATAATCCAACTCCATACGACATCCCATCAGTTTTTATTAACACTGATTCAATTATTTCATTTTTGCGGAAGAATGGTATTGGTGATGATTTTGGGATTAAAAATTCAATCATTCTACCGGAGACAGAATCAAGGGTTGTTTCAACTTTAACAGGTGAAAATCTTTTACAGCTTGGCTTAAATGGTCTTCTTGTCTCAAACTTTGCGAGTTTTCTTGGTTTGCCTGATTTATTTGATACCGCAACTGGGCGTTCAAGAATTGGCAGGTTTGGTTTGATGGACGGAGCGGGGATTTTTTCATATCGTGGGGTTTTACCGCCTTCACCATCAGCTTGGGAAAAGGTTAAACTTGGTATATGTAACCCAATTGAGGTCACCTTGCAAAAAGATACAACCTTAACGATTTACACATTTCAGAGCGATCCAAGCCGTTCTGTTTATAAAATCCCAATAAATAAAAAGGAATACTTTCTCCTTGAGAATAGAAATCGCGATGCCTTCTCAGATGGAGCGAGGTTGAAATTTCTCTGGCGCGATTCAACCGGTGAAAGAATTATTGAAAGGGTTTTCACAAGTGAACAGCGTGGGTTTAATTATTTTGAGGTTGATTCAATTTATGGGGTCTTGATTGATGTTGACGAGCCCGACTGGGCTTTGCCCGGGTCTGGAATTTTAATATGGTATATTGACGAGAATGTGATTGAAGAAAAAATTAAAACCAACTCAATAAACAATGATGTGAAGCGTCTCGGTGTTAAACTTGTAGAAGCAGATGGACCACAGGTTATTTACGGAGATGAAATCGGCTGGGAGTTTGATATGTGGTTTTTGGGGAATTCAGCTCCTCTTTACAAAAATGAGTTTTCAATTCGTTCTTATCCTTGGAATCCAACGAATAGCCGTTCAAATTTTAATTTTAAAATTTATGATTTCAGCGCCCCGTCACCGGTGATGACTTTCAAAGTTGGTTTAAACGATACAATTTTAAGTCCGATGCCTTCTTTTCCGAAACAGATTGAAGGTTTAACATTAAATTCTTCAATTACGACTGCAAATATTGACCACGACCCAAAAAACGAAATAATTTTGAATTCTTCAATTGGAATTTACGCTTTTAATCCTTCGGGGACGAGTTTAACTTTGAACCCAGATGGGAGGTATTCAAGAACTGGAGGCGATTTCCCTTGTGCTGTTTTTGATGTTGATGGGGACGGGAAAAAGGATGTTGTCGGGATAAGTGGTAATAAAGTTGTCGTGTTTAAAACATTTGATTCAAATCTTGATGGCTTTGCTGATAGCGTTTGGGTCTTTGAAAATGGGAGTCAAATTTCAACACCACCAGCGATTTTCCGCAATGAAATTATCTTCGGAGATAGCTCCGGATATCTTAACTTTTTAAGAAGAGATGGGACTTTGGAAAGGAAGGTTAAAATTTCTGATGAGCCAGTTATCTCTCTTATCGCAAGTGATTCAATGTGGGTCGCTACTTCCAAGACAAAAGTAAAAACCGAGAGCAGAGAATGGAAGTTTAATGTTAATTTTGTCGCTTCAACTGGAATTGATCTTAAAGGGAACGGTGCTATTGAAATTGTAATAGCAATAGGTGAGGATGGGGATATAGCAATAGTTAACACTCAAAGTGGTAATTTTAAGATGATAAAGTTGCCTTTTAAATCAAAAGTGAACACAACTCCAGCACTTGCCGATTTGAATGCTGATGGTTATCCTGATGTAATAATAACTGTTGGAGATGACATTTGGGCGTTGAATTACCTTGGTTCTGTCCTTATGAATTTTCCGATAAAAGTTAGAGATGCCGTTTGGGTTTCTGCGCCGGTTGTTGTTGATTTTTACGGAGATAGTTTGCCTGAGATAATCGTTGGGACGAAAACAGGGCTTATTTATGCATTTGATGTCTACGGTAAAATAGTTTCGGGTTTTCCTGTTTCTGTTAGTTCATCGGTTGTTGGTTCGCCGTCGGTTTTCTATGAGAGCAATCTCGTCCATCTTTTTGTTGCAAGCTCTGACGGCTATCTTTATGGTTGGACGATAAAACCAAGTTCAATTCCAGCTAAAGTTTTCTGGGGGGGTTACCTTCGTGATGAAAAACATTCAAATTATTCCTCAAAGTTTGCTTTTGTTGAGCCGTTGCCACGGGCTGAAATACTTGATAAAAATGAGGTTTACAACTGGCCAAATCCAGTTTTGAGTGATTATACGTTTATCCGTGTGAAGACATTTTATGATTCAAAAGTGAATATAAAAATTTTTGACCTCGCGGGTTTTAAAGTTGATGAATTTGATATAATGACCTCGGCAAATTTTGAAACTGATGTAAAATGGGATGTGAGCAAAGTTCAAGGTGGGGTTTATTATGCCCGAATTGAAGCGAACGCACAAGGCAGAAGCGATGTTAAGATAATAAAGATAGCCATCGTGAAATGA
- a CDS encoding peptidase MA family metallohydrolase has translation MRAFCLFFLIFAIAFSQDDEFIHTELDWLTIETEHFLVHYHPGAERTAKVVAKIAEEIYEPITSLYNYKPERKINLIIKDYDDYSNGVTYFYDDRIEIWASALDFELRGSHNWLRDVVTHEFTHMIQMRVAMKFGKKVPAIYLQWLGYERENRPDVLYGFPNIIVSYPISGVNVPAWFAEGTAQFNHPNLNYDYWDTHRDMILRMQVIDNKLLSWEELNSFGKTSLGNESVYNSGFSLVEFIVKNYGVDKLYEISRELKSPLCLTIDQAIKKALGLEGKQLYDMWREYLKGKYQRQIESIGERVDGEIICETGFGNFYPKFSPEGGKIAYISNKENDYFSISALYLLELKTRKELKIADAVSSSISWSADGKKIFYSKRTRKNKNWQNLYDVFFYDFELKKETRLTYGLRAKNPAVSSDGKYLAFVFYEDGTANIGIAELSGSSRIDKFKNLTNFKNGEQIYNLSFSPDGKKIVFDYLLKDNRDIGIIDVESQTFQSPITTQHDERNPIFSTDGSKIYFSSDRNGVFNIYEFDIATGEIMQLTNVYGGAFMPDVYGDKLVYSTYTSDGFKIAYINGFKRFKPSNGVNLLAMGDGIIEQMQISKSNDYNDADLPEFESKEYSNVYTPISFYPVIRLDNYNKHDKGIDKLKIGFYAHSTDVLGKYSLFGGGLINRKFERDLFLIFEFSDRIPILYQLGLKPKFSLEAYNITRRTKFNLELGLNLIPVDIVYHLTEVDLLFHWRLFLQNLNLKTGFTFSRYSAEIKSFTIPETNMLVPSSDDVYFIGRVFYLNLTFRDILPRSNSDINPIGRKVILRLNYELNKLNPDGTYELKNGFLVPVYKNYNFWRFELGWNEYLKLPFKNHALGLILKYGSIIGKPVNEFFDFYIGGLIGMRGYSFYSFGGNEVLMLRSVYRFPIYERLSLQFLQFGINRVYAGVFFNFGNAWSEKFNLDNFKKDAGVELRIDGTSFYIFPMKLFFSVAYGFDKFERVVNKERFSYGREFRFYFGLVFEFDSLE, from the coding sequence ATGAGAGCTTTTTGTTTATTTTTTTTAATCTTCGCCATTGCCTTTTCCCAAGATGACGAGTTTATTCATACAGAGCTTGATTGGTTGACGATTGAGACGGAACATTTCCTTGTTCATTATCATCCAGGGGCAGAAAGGACTGCAAAAGTCGTGGCAAAAATAGCAGAGGAGATTTACGAACCGATAACATCCCTTTACAATTACAAGCCGGAGCGAAAGATCAACCTCATCATAAAAGATTACGACGATTATTCAAATGGCGTCACATATTTTTACGACGACAGGATTGAAATCTGGGCAAGCGCTCTTGACTTTGAACTTCGCGGTTCACATAACTGGCTCAGGGATGTGGTGACGCATGAATTTACACATATGATTCAAATGCGAGTTGCAATGAAATTCGGTAAAAAAGTCCCAGCGATTTATCTTCAATGGCTTGGATATGAACGGGAAAATAGACCAGATGTCCTTTATGGGTTTCCAAACATCATCGTCTCTTACCCAATTTCAGGTGTTAATGTCCCCGCCTGGTTTGCTGAGGGAACTGCGCAATTTAACCATCCGAATTTAAATTATGATTACTGGGATACGCACAGAGATATGATTTTGAGAATGCAGGTTATAGACAATAAGCTTTTATCTTGGGAGGAGTTGAATTCTTTTGGGAAGACGAGCTTGGGGAATGAGTCGGTATATAATTCTGGCTTCTCACTTGTTGAATTCATAGTCAAAAATTACGGCGTTGATAAACTTTATGAAATATCAAGGGAATTGAAATCGCCTTTATGTCTTACGATTGATCAGGCGATAAAGAAAGCGCTTGGACTAGAGGGTAAGCAGCTTTACGATATGTGGAGGGAGTATCTCAAAGGCAAATATCAAAGGCAAATTGAAAGCATTGGCGAGAGGGTTGATGGTGAGATTATTTGTGAAACTGGCTTCGGTAATTTTTATCCGAAATTCTCACCCGAGGGTGGGAAAATTGCGTATATTTCAAACAAAGAAAATGATTACTTTTCTATTTCCGCGCTTTATCTTCTTGAACTTAAAACGAGAAAGGAATTAAAAATCGCCGATGCGGTTAGCTCTTCAATATCTTGGTCTGCCGATGGTAAAAAAATTTTTTATTCAAAAAGGACGAGGAAAAACAAAAACTGGCAAAATCTTTATGATGTGTTCTTTTATGATTTTGAATTGAAAAAAGAGACGAGATTAACCTATGGCTTGAGGGCGAAAAATCCAGCTGTTTCTTCAGATGGTAAATATCTTGCATTTGTCTTTTATGAAGATGGAACTGCAAACATAGGCATTGCGGAACTTTCAGGTTCAAGTCGGATAGATAAATTTAAAAATTTGACGAATTTTAAAAACGGCGAACAAATATATAACCTGTCGTTTTCACCAGATGGCAAGAAAATCGTTTTTGATTATCTTTTGAAGGACAACCGCGACATTGGGATTATTGATGTTGAGAGTCAAACTTTTCAAAGCCCAATCACAACGCAACATGATGAAAGAAACCCAATCTTTTCAACTGACGGGAGCAAAATCTATTTTTCCTCGGATAGAAATGGCGTGTTCAATATCTATGAGTTTGACATCGCAACTGGTGAGATTATGCAACTGACAAATGTCTATGGCGGTGCCTTTATGCCCGATGTCTATGGGGATAAACTCGTTTATTCAACTTATACATCTGACGGATTTAAAATAGCATATATCAATGGTTTCAAACGGTTTAAGCCAAGCAATGGTGTTAATCTGCTTGCGATGGGCGATGGGATTATAGAGCAGATGCAAATTTCAAAGTCAAACGATTATAACGATGCGGATTTGCCGGAGTTTGAGAGCAAGGAATATAGCAATGTTTATACTCCGATTTCTTTCTATCCTGTGATTCGGCTTGACAATTATAACAAGCATGACAAAGGAATTGACAAATTGAAAATTGGATTTTACGCTCATTCAACGGATGTTCTTGGAAAATATAGTTTGTTCGGTGGAGGACTTATTAACCGAAAGTTTGAAAGAGACCTTTTCTTGATATTTGAGTTTAGCGATAGAATCCCGATACTTTATCAACTTGGTCTAAAGCCAAAATTTTCGCTTGAAGCATACAATATAACAAGAAGAACGAAATTTAATCTTGAACTTGGGTTGAATTTAATCCCCGTTGATATAGTTTATCACCTGACCGAGGTTGATTTATTGTTTCATTGGAGGCTTTTTCTGCAGAACTTAAATTTGAAAACTGGTTTCACTTTTTCAAGATATTCAGCCGAGATAAAAAGCTTTACGATACCGGAGACGAATATGCTCGTCCCATCATCAGATGATGTTTATTTTATCGGTAGGGTTTTCTATCTTAATTTGACATTTAGGGATATTTTGCCGAGGAGCAATTCGGATATAAATCCAATCGGTAGGAAAGTGATTTTGCGATTGAATTACGAATTGAATAAATTAAATCCCGATGGAACTTATGAGCTCAAGAATGGATTTCTTGTCCCTGTTTACAAGAATTATAACTTTTGGCGATTTGAATTGGGATGGAATGAATATTTGAAGTTGCCATTTAAAAATCACGCTCTCGGTTTAATTTTGAAATATGGAAGCATAATTGGTAAGCCAGTGAATGAATTTTTTGATTTTTATATCGGTGGTTTAATAGGCATGCGTGGTTATTCTTTTTATTCTTTCGGCGGGAATGAGGTGTTGATGTTAAGGTCTGTTTATAGATTTCCAATTTATGAGAGATTGTCGCTTCAGTTTTTACAGTTCGGGATAAATAGAGTTTATGCTGGTGTTTTCTTTAATTTTGGAAATGCTTGGAGTGAAAAGTTTAACTTGGATAATTTTAAAAAAGACGCAGGGGTTGAATTAAGAATTGACGGGACTTCCTTTTATATCTTTCCGATGAAGTTATTTTTCAGCGTCGCTTACGGGTTTGATAAATTTGAAAGGGTTGTAAATAAAGAGAGGTTCAGTTATGGTCGTGAATTTAGGTTTTACTTCGGGCTCGTATTTGAGTTTGACTCGCTTGAATAA
- a CDS encoding alkaline phosphatase family protein, with protein sequence MSVALLFFDGIGIGENNPEINPFARYKSKFFRAFNDGGDYTAEYGGIIIPTDATLDISGLPQSATGQTVIFTGVNAPKIMNGHINGLPTPTLRQILLSESIFLKLKNLGKKATFANAYSKHYFELRGEKLSATTYAVMASDIPFRWCDIELQEGKAIPADLTGEFLKRFYPDIKVITPEESGEILAGLLEEYDFVLYEFPFTDEAGHEQNFELAIKYIDRIERFLDSLLSKVDLGKHLIILTSDHGNLEDLSVKTHTMNKVPTIIWGKAREKVGRRINSLLDITPAIIEFFEGEV encoded by the coding sequence ATGTCGGTTGCTCTTTTATTTTTTGATGGCATCGGGATTGGCGAAAACAATCCCGAAATAAATCCATTTGCAAGATACAAGTCAAAATTTTTTCGCGCCTTTAATGATGGTGGTGATTATACCGCTGAATATGGCGGGATAATTATTCCAACGGATGCAACTTTGGATATTTCTGGTCTTCCACAAAGTGCTACAGGTCAGACGGTGATTTTCACAGGGGTTAATGCTCCGAAAATAATGAACGGTCACATAAATGGTCTGCCAACACCAACGCTCAGGCAAATTCTTCTTTCAGAGAGTATCTTTTTGAAGTTGAAAAATCTCGGTAAAAAGGCAACCTTTGCAAACGCTTATTCCAAACATTATTTTGAACTTCGCGGTGAAAAGCTTTCAGCGACAACTTATGCGGTTATGGCTTCTGATATACCATTCAGATGGTGTGACATAGAGCTTCAGGAGGGAAAGGCAATACCAGCGGATTTAACCGGTGAATTTTTGAAAAGGTTTTACCCTGACATAAAGGTTATCACCCCTGAGGAATCCGGGGAAATCCTCGCTGGGCTCCTTGAAGAGTATGATTTTGTCTTGTATGAATTTCCTTTTACAGATGAAGCTGGTCACGAGCAAAACTTTGAACTTGCAATTAAGTATATTGATAGAATTGAGCGTTTCCTTGATTCTTTACTTTCAAAGGTTGACCTTGGGAAGCATTTGATAATTTTGACAAGTGACCATGGAAATCTTGAGGATTTGTCCGTTAAGACGCATACGATGAATAAAGTTCCGACTATAATTTGGGGCAAGGCTCGGGAGAAAGTCGGCAGAAGAATAAATTCGCTTCTTGATATAACTCCGGCGATAATTGAATTTTTTGAGGGAGAGGTTTAA
- a CDS encoding RelA/SpoT family protein → MLVFQDKYQAKLKKLLEVCEKNLRSFNPDLITKAFWFSYNAHKDNYRASGEPYFNHPYEVAMIVASEIPLDDISVASALLHDIVEDTNFTLEDIQAEFGEKIARIVDGLTKITGIFESDNRGIIEAENYRKLLLALSTDVRVILVKFADRLHNMRTLEYLPEHKRKRIAQETLEIYAPLAHRFGLAQIKWELEDLAFKYLNPEAYEDIARRVAQTRKQREEYIKEFAKPIEKALAERGFKFEISGRPKHLYSIYNKMVKRGKAFEEIYDLFAVRIILDTEDKNDCWTVYGIVTDIYRAVPERFKDYITNPKSNGYRSIHTTVIGPGGKMVEVQIRTRAMHEIAEKGLAAHWKYKENITETDKQFEEWVRWVRDILENQTDMTQFIEDLKLNLFQDEIYVFTPKGDLKVLPRGATPVDFAFEIHTEIGLRCIGAKVNGRIVPLDYKLKTGDQVEIITGKHRSPSKDWEKFVVTSKAKAQIRKWINEEKRRLIDVGKEIWDKKVKRAKLHINDDELLKIVRELYKFDNLSKFYLAIAEDGIDVSELIKKIEERQKHKDIIPRQLEERKESVVEEIIKPLKVIAIDGGLNFLYTFAKCCNPVPGDEIVGFVTTGEGIKIHRKDCINVAKLKEKDEDRFVDVIWSKMLDGMSFPAGIVIEGEDRPGMLKEITTVISGYQNTNIRMANIQTDGPIFHGLITVEVKDLEHLNVLMDKLRRINGVYSVSRYQER, encoded by the coding sequence ATGCTTGTGTTTCAGGATAAATATCAGGCGAAGTTGAAAAAGCTACTTGAGGTATGTGAAAAGAACCTAAGAAGTTTTAATCCGGACCTTATAACCAAGGCATTTTGGTTTAGTTACAATGCGCACAAAGATAATTACAGGGCTTCGGGGGAGCCATATTTTAATCATCCTTATGAAGTTGCAATGATAGTAGCAAGCGAGATACCGCTTGATGATATATCTGTTGCAAGTGCCTTGCTTCACGATATAGTTGAAGATACGAATTTTACGCTTGAGGATATACAAGCGGAATTTGGTGAAAAAATCGCAAGGATTGTTGACGGTCTGACTAAGATAACGGGGATTTTTGAAAGTGATAATCGTGGGATAATTGAGGCAGAGAATTATCGTAAACTTTTGCTCGCTCTTTCTACCGATGTCAGAGTAATACTTGTGAAGTTTGCTGATCGCCTTCATAATATGAGGACGCTTGAGTATCTTCCGGAGCACAAGCGAAAGAGAATAGCCCAGGAGACGCTTGAGATTTACGCTCCTCTTGCACATAGATTTGGGCTTGCACAGATAAAATGGGAGCTTGAGGACTTGGCATTCAAGTATTTAAATCCTGAAGCTTATGAAGACATAGCAAGGAGGGTTGCTCAAACTCGTAAGCAGAGGGAGGAGTATATAAAAGAATTTGCGAAGCCGATAGAGAAAGCGCTTGCAGAGAGGGGGTTTAAATTTGAAATAAGTGGTCGCCCGAAACATCTTTACAGCATTTATAACAAGATGGTTAAAAGAGGGAAAGCGTTTGAGGAGATATACGACTTGTTTGCGGTCAGAATTATACTTGACACTGAGGATAAAAATGACTGTTGGACGGTTTATGGCATCGTCACCGATATTTACAGAGCTGTTCCTGAAAGATTCAAGGATTATATCACTAACCCGAAGTCAAATGGTTATCGTTCAATTCATACAACGGTTATAGGTCCTGGGGGAAAGATGGTTGAGGTTCAGATAAGGACTCGTGCTATGCATGAAATAGCTGAAAAAGGACTTGCTGCTCACTGGAAATATAAAGAAAACATAACTGAAACGGACAAACAGTTTGAAGAATGGGTTAGGTGGGTTCGCGATATACTTGAAAATCAGACCGATATGACGCAGTTTATAGAGGATTTAAAGCTTAATCTCTTTCAAGATGAAATTTATGTTTTCACGCCGAAGGGTGATTTGAAGGTTTTACCAAGAGGGGCGACCCCGGTTGATTTTGCTTTTGAAATTCATACCGAAATAGGACTACGCTGTATCGGTGCGAAAGTTAACGGTAGAATAGTCCCCCTTGATTATAAACTTAAAACGGGTGATCAAGTTGAGATAATCACTGGTAAACATCGCTCGCCGAGCAAGGATTGGGAGAAGTTCGTCGTCACATCAAAAGCGAAAGCACAAATCAGAAAGTGGATAAATGAAGAGAAAAGACGACTCATTGATGTCGGTAAAGAAATTTGGGACAAGAAGGTAAAAAGAGCGAAATTACACATAAACGACGATGAACTTCTTAAAATAGTTAGGGAACTTTACAAGTTTGACAACTTATCAAAGTTTTATCTTGCGATAGCAGAGGATGGGATTGATGTTTCTGAGCTTATAAAGAAAATAGAGGAAAGGCAGAAGCACAAAGATATAATTCCAAGACAATTAGAAGAGAGAAAGGAAAGCGTTGTAGAAGAAATTATCAAACCGCTCAAGGTCATAGCGATTGACGGTGGATTAAATTTCCTTTACACATTTGCGAAATGTTGCAATCCTGTGCCTGGAGATGAAATTGTTGGTTTCGTTACGACAGGTGAAGGTATAAAGATTCATCGTAAAGATTGTATAAATGTCGCTAAGTTGAAGGAGAAAGACGAAGATAGGTTTGTTGATGTCATCTGGTCAAAGATGCTTGATGGTATGTCATTCCCTGCTGGAATTGTGATTGAAGGTGAGGATAGACCGGGAATGCTTAAGGAGATCACCACAGTGATCTCGGGCTATCAGAACACAAATATAAGGATGGCCAATATTCAAACCGATGGACCTATTTTCCACGGGTTGATAACAGTTGAAGTCAAAGACCTTGAACATTTGAATGTCTTGATGGACAAATTGAGAAGAATAAATGGAGTTTACAGTGTCTCAAGATATCAGGAGAGATGA